From a single Anaerolineales bacterium genomic region:
- a CDS encoding secondary thiamine-phosphate synthase enzyme YjbQ → MKSYRKELWFNIPSRRGFINITPQIEEALRESGIKEGLLLCNAMHITASVFINDDESGLHHDYDKWLERLAPHEPVNQYRHNDTGEDNADAHMKRQLMGREVVVAVTNGQLDFGTWEQIFYGEFDGRRRKRVLIKIIGE, encoded by the coding sequence GTGAAATCCTACCGCAAGGAACTGTGGTTCAATATTCCATCCCGCCGCGGGTTTATCAACATTACTCCGCAAATCGAGGAAGCTCTGCGCGAAAGCGGCATCAAAGAAGGATTGCTTTTGTGCAACGCCATGCATATTACCGCATCCGTTTTCATCAACGACGATGAAAGCGGGCTGCATCACGACTACGACAAATGGCTGGAGCGACTTGCTCCGCATGAGCCGGTCAATCAATACCGCCATAACGACACCGGCGAAGACAATGCCGATGCGCACATGAAGCGCCAGCTCATGGGACGGGAAGTGGTGGTGGCAGTTACGAACGGTCAACTCGATTTTGGGACGTGGGAACAGATCTTCTACGGCGAGTTTGACGGGCGCAGACGGAAGCGCGTGCTGATAAAGATCATTGGGGAATAG
- a CDS encoding UbiA family prenyltransferase — MKRFWALSRTTHGVLDLATPGFIALLWLGDFPPLWTIALSLFTAFAAYTAIYALNDLVGIAVDKEKFTGEINAGYSVEASELRHPLAQNALSFSSGWLWFAGWFIAALIFSYLLNPFIVAILIGATILEVIYCLLLKVTYLRTFVSGLVKSSGPIAAIYVVDPAPALPSVLLVLAWVFVWEIGGQNIPADWNDTVEDRRVHAKTIPLQLGTQTAGILVLLTLGLTVAISLLLPRVSPLSLGWSYLLASALAGFFLLLKPGYELFKHQNEGRRAAKLFDNASLYPMAQFVILTIFLLIGKFTP; from the coding sequence ATGAAACGTTTTTGGGCGCTTTCGAGAACGACGCACGGGGTTTTAGACCTTGCCACGCCGGGCTTTATTGCCCTGCTCTGGCTGGGAGATTTTCCCCCATTATGGACAATTGCGCTTTCACTATTCACGGCTTTTGCCGCCTACACCGCCATCTATGCGCTGAACGATCTTGTCGGTATTGCAGTGGATAAGGAAAAATTTACCGGGGAGATCAACGCCGGGTATTCGGTCGAAGCATCCGAGTTGCGTCACCCGCTGGCGCAAAATGCGCTCAGTTTCAGCAGCGGATGGTTGTGGTTTGCCGGGTGGTTCATTGCGGCATTGATCTTCTCCTATCTGCTCAACCCATTCATCGTCGCCATCCTCATAGGTGCGACGATCCTTGAAGTGATCTACTGTCTGTTGCTCAAAGTCACCTACCTGCGGACCTTCGTCAGCGGGCTGGTCAAATCCAGCGGACCCATTGCCGCAATCTATGTCGTTGACCCCGCCCCCGCGCTGCCTTCCGTCCTGCTTGTGCTGGCATGGGTATTCGTCTGGGAGATCGGCGGGCAGAATATCCCTGCCGATTGGAACGACACGGTGGAAGACCGGCGCGTCCATGCCAAGACCATTCCCCTGCAACTCGGGACTCAAACAGCAGGCATCCTTGTCTTGTTGACGCTTGGCTTGACCGTAGCGATCAGCCTACTCCTGCCGCGCGTTTCACCTCTTTCACTGGGATGGTCATATCTGTTGGCTAGTGCATTGGCTGGTTTTTTCCTGCTTTTGAAGCCCGGATACGAATTATTCAAACATCAAAACGAGGGACGACGGGCGGCAAAGTTGTTCGATAACGCCAGCCTTTACCCGATGGCGCAGTTTGTAATACTCACCATCTTTCTGCTGATTGGCAAATTTACCCCGTAA
- a CDS encoding sedoheptulose 7-phosphate cyclase, whose protein sequence is MQTRRVTHPQTIEYEVISTSNLFHPQNWALLSVGKIEDARRFVVVDENVAKHYAPAIRDYFSYHHVETKIVTFPGGEENKTMEHFLAIVRELDSFPIHRRDEPIIAIGGGVLTDLAGFVAASYRRGVPYIKVPTTLMGYVDASIGIKTGINHNGNKNRLGAFHAPQTVLLDKSFLKTLPKRHILNGVCEIIKLAIIKDASLFQVLETHGAKSVETHFQDEQGGIILDRAITGMLEELQPNLFEEELARKVDFGHTFSYGLETRHEAHLFHGEAVLLDILISTLIARARNLLSNEEINRIFHLTDALGISLDASLLDPSLLWDSLTERTYHRNGLQRVPMPDGIGGCVFLNDIKACEIDAAVKTLKEWITIKHEII, encoded by the coding sequence ATGCAAACACGACGAGTCACCCACCCGCAAACGATCGAATACGAAGTCATCAGCACATCGAACCTGTTCCACCCGCAGAATTGGGCACTGCTCTCGGTTGGCAAGATCGAAGATGCCCGCCGGTTTGTCGTTGTCGATGAAAATGTTGCGAAGCATTACGCCCCCGCGATACGGGACTATTTTTCCTATCATCATGTCGAAACAAAGATCGTCACCTTTCCCGGCGGCGAAGAGAACAAAACGATGGAACATTTCCTCGCCATCGTGCGCGAATTGGATTCCTTCCCCATCCACCGCCGCGACGAGCCGATCATTGCCATCGGCGGCGGCGTGCTGACCGATCTGGCGGGCTTTGTCGCTGCCAGCTACCGCCGCGGCGTGCCCTACATCAAGGTGCCCACCACCCTGATGGGATATGTGGACGCCTCGATCGGGATCAAAACAGGCATCAACCACAATGGAAACAAGAACCGCCTGGGAGCCTTCCACGCGCCGCAAACCGTGCTGCTCGACAAATCCTTTCTGAAAACCCTGCCCAAACGCCACATCCTTAATGGAGTGTGCGAGATCATCAAACTGGCCATCATCAAAGATGCCAGCCTCTTCCAAGTCCTCGAAACACACGGAGCAAAAAGCGTCGAAACGCATTTTCAGGACGAGCAGGGCGGCATCATCCTTGACCGCGCCATTACCGGGATGTTGGAGGAATTACAGCCAAACCTGTTCGAAGAAGAACTTGCCCGCAAGGTGGATTTCGGTCACACTTTCAGTTATGGGCTGGAGACACGGCACGAAGCCCATTTATTCCACGGCGAGGCGGTGCTACTCGATATTCTCATCTCCACGCTGATCGCGCGGGCGCGGAATTTGCTATCCAACGAGGAAATCAACCGCATCTTCCATCTGACCGATGCGCTTGGGATCTCACTCGACGCTTCGCTTCTCGACCCGAGCCTGCTCTGGGATTCCTTGACAGAGCGCACCTACCACCGAAACGGATTGCAGCGCGTTCCCATGCCGGACGGAATCGGAGGATGTGTATTTTTGAACGACATCAAAGCCTGTGAAATAGATGCTGCCGTAAAAACCTTAAAAGAATGGATCACAATTAAACATGAAATCATTTGA
- a CDS encoding type 1 glutamine amidotransferase domain-containing protein, whose amino-acid sequence MKLPGKTIATLIAEGVEDLEYYVPLMRLQEEGAKVLSAALDLKPVRGKNGLVIAPDAKIEDLKADSLFALILPGGWTPDKLRRYDVVKKLVKDMDDAGKIIGIICHGGSIAISAGIIKQGQRVTGSTGIKDDLVNVGGVWVDEPAFRERNQVWGRVVADIPDFNRELVRALVEG is encoded by the coding sequence ATGAAGCTACCAGGAAAAACAATTGCCACCTTGATCGCCGAAGGTGTAGAGGATCTTGAATATTACGTCCCGCTCATGCGCTTACAGGAGGAGGGCGCAAAGGTGTTATCCGCTGCACTCGACCTCAAGCCCGTGCGCGGGAAGAATGGTCTGGTTATCGCACCGGACGCGAAAATCGAAGACCTAAAAGCGGACTCACTCTTTGCGTTAATTCTGCCCGGCGGCTGGACGCCCGATAAATTGCGCCGCTATGACGTCGTCAAGAAACTGGTGAAGGACATGGATGATGCGGGCAAGATCATCGGCATTATCTGTCACGGCGGCTCGATCGCGATCTCGGCAGGCATCATCAAGCAGGGTCAGCGCGTGACAGGCTCCACAGGCATCAAGGATGACCTTGTCAATGTCGGCGGGGTTTGGGTGGACGAACCCGCCTTCCGGGAACGCAACCAAGTTTGGGGGCGGGTCGTGGCGGATATTCCCGATTTCAACCGCGAACTGGTCAGGGCGTTGGTCGAAGGATAG
- a CDS encoding protein-S-isoprenylcysteine O-methyltransferase: MDIFAVIYFIGIVIETIIRVPIRKAQQGDAKSERRITTQEKTMLLLLWLGMFLIPIIYGATNLLDFADYSIPAWAGWLGVVIFAGAIFVFWRAHADLGLNWSPTLEIREKHELITRGIYGIIRHPMYASQFLWVIAQPLLLQNWIAGFFNLLIFIPFYFLRVKAEEQLMLDSFGETYDAYMKKTGAVFPKFGGNA, from the coding sequence ATGGACATCTTTGCCGTCATTTACTTCATCGGCATTGTGATCGAAACCATCATCCGCGTACCGATCCGCAAGGCTCAGCAAGGTGATGCAAAATCCGAGCGCCGCATTACGACGCAGGAAAAAACCATGCTGCTCCTTTTGTGGCTGGGGATGTTCCTCATCCCGATCATCTATGGAGCTACGAACTTGCTGGACTTTGCCGATTATTCCATCCCTGCATGGGCGGGATGGCTGGGCGTGGTTATTTTTGCAGGCGCGATCTTTGTCTTCTGGCGCGCGCACGCGGACCTGGGACTTAACTGGTCGCCCACGTTGGAGATCCGTGAAAAACACGAACTGATCACACGCGGGATATACGGCATCATCCGCCACCCAATGTATGCTTCGCAATTTCTGTGGGTGATCGCCCAGCCCTTGCTCCTGCAAAACTGGATCGCGGGTTTTTTCAACCTGCTCATCTTCATCCCGTTCTATTTCCTGCGCGTAAAAGCAGAAGAACAATTGATGCTGGATTCGTTCGGCGAGACGTATGACGCATATATGAAAAAGACAGGCGCGGTATTTCCAAAATTCGGAGGTAATGCGTGA
- a CDS encoding S-ribosylhomocysteine lyase, with product MVRYEDLGWEPATVGELDHQILKAPHIKLRSAAKGGHGDIVYAIDLRINQPNSVFLSTTEMHSFEHFLLWGFQKYLPKNFISIGLMGCQTGFYLILFNEGRAKIVFDAYEKILNDVLAASEVPYANIAQCGNYKNHSLEMAQALARRVLEMKDNWRQVV from the coding sequence ATGGTACGTTATGAAGACCTTGGCTGGGAACCTGCCACCGTCGGTGAACTTGATCACCAAATTTTGAAAGCCCCGCATATCAAGCTGCGTTCCGCCGCCAAAGGCGGGCACGGGGACATTGTCTACGCAATCGATCTGCGAATTAACCAACCTAATTCCGTTTTCCTATCCACCACTGAAATGCACTCCTTTGAGCATTTTCTCTTGTGGGGATTCCAAAAATACCTGCCCAAAAATTTTATTTCCATCGGCTTAATGGGATGCCAGACCGGTTTCTACCTCATCCTCTTCAATGAGGGTCGCGCCAAGATTGTTTTCGATGCGTACGAAAAAATACTGAACGATGTTCTCGCTGCAAGCGAAGTGCCGTATGCCAACATCGCCCAGTGTGGGAATTATAAAAATCACAGCCTCGAAATGGCACAAGCGCTCGCCCGGCGCGTACTGGAGATGAAAGACAACTGGCGGCAGGTGGTATAA
- a CDS encoding ATP-binding protein produces MDASLAQFVYLLLLGALYLPVIFFAIQRRDEGYGAATWLVVLYALLTLVMNVAEAVWENQNGDTQLFQELHTYTALTLAAILMIALQTFLKRETWWIWTGFLAFWALGLALILTNALDLPNVIWTNGSLVLFRSRLGTAWAILGWLILTIGIMLTLANSYRNTRQPLFRNRLNYWWLPLFFTLAGDLILFSGIYIIGQPIRLIAAITLAYVVGTHHVPDLRNILRRGLIYIASIIVIVGFYVGGFLLLQAIFGQTANFNPLLTGAFVSLLIALIFAPLTALVSRTINKWMRSDQYDASQTIHRYSESISNILDMDKLASVAIGIILETMHIERGFLFLVDAERQVDGRKIYKLRFAQSPEERQVVAVELQEEGTIVSHFLREQRPLLQYDLDLLPSFRAATTPERDWFAQLRVEVYIPIFAKKQWIGLLAFGPKLSGNRYTREDLAVLSAHANQTAVALENARLVDNLMSLNNELRRARRALEKNNQELQRIDKAKSDFISIASHELRTPLTVIKGYAEMLMEDPKLDSKIKNIMQGIHEGTLRLHEVMDSMFDIAQIDARSLTPNLQPVDLGELIKEVSLEQAKTVREREQYLRISLPALPLVKADAHLLRKLFQHLIGNAIKFTPNNGWVTVSGHHIPSIINLQNGGVEIIVSDTGVGVDPNLREVIFTKFYQPGELGKHSTSKTRFKGGGAGLGLALSKGIVESHGGRLWVESPGYDEVNFPGSQFHIILPLSKPENGENLKVGEPIKFEIAKMDEKQKIKNG; encoded by the coding sequence ATGGATGCATCCCTCGCGCAATTCGTTTACCTGTTGCTGCTCGGCGCTTTGTACCTGCCGGTCATTTTCTTCGCGATCCAACGGCGTGATGAAGGCTACGGAGCCGCCACATGGCTGGTTGTCCTCTATGCCTTGCTCACTCTGGTGATGAACGTTGCCGAAGCCGTTTGGGAAAATCAGAACGGCGACACCCAACTGTTTCAGGAATTGCATACCTATACTGCACTGACGCTCGCCGCCATTTTGATGATCGCGCTTCAGACCTTCCTGAAACGTGAAACATGGTGGATCTGGACGGGGTTTTTGGCGTTCTGGGCGCTGGGGCTTGCGTTGATCCTGACCAACGCACTCGACCTGCCGAACGTCATCTGGACGAACGGTTCGCTCGTTCTCTTCCGCTCACGGCTGGGGACCGCATGGGCTATTTTGGGCTGGCTGATCCTGACGATCGGCATCATGCTCACACTGGCGAACTCGTATCGCAATACACGCCAGCCGCTTTTTCGTAACCGCTTGAACTACTGGTGGTTGCCGCTCTTTTTCACGCTGGCGGGCGATCTGATCCTTTTTTCGGGCATTTATATTATCGGTCAGCCGATCCGTCTGATCGCCGCCATTACGCTGGCATATGTCGTCGGCACACATCATGTGCCCGACCTGCGCAACATTCTGCGGCGCGGACTGATCTACATCGCCAGCATCATTGTGATCGTCGGCTTTTATGTGGGCGGCTTTTTGTTACTGCAAGCCATCTTCGGGCAAACCGCAAATTTCAACCCACTTCTGACGGGGGCATTCGTCTCCCTGCTGATTGCCCTGATCTTCGCGCCGCTCACCGCCCTCGTCTCACGTACGATCAACAAATGGATGCGCAGCGACCAATACGACGCCAGCCAGACCATCCACCGCTACAGCGAAAGCATCAGCAATATTCTGGATATGGACAAACTCGCCAGTGTGGCGATCGGCATCATCCTCGAAACAATGCACATCGAACGCGGCTTCCTTTTCCTGGTGGACGCCGAGCGCCAGGTGGACGGTCGAAAGATCTACAAACTGCGTTTTGCACAAAGTCCCGAGGAGCGCCAGGTAGTGGCGGTGGAATTGCAGGAAGAGGGGACCATTGTCTCGCATTTCCTGCGGGAACAGCGTCCGCTTCTTCAATATGACCTGGACCTGCTTCCGTCCTTCCGGGCTGCCACCACCCCCGAGCGGGACTGGTTCGCACAACTCCGCGTTGAAGTGTATATCCCCATCTTTGCAAAAAAACAATGGATCGGTCTGCTTGCGTTCGGTCCCAAACTAAGCGGAAACCGCTACACGCGCGAAGACCTCGCCGTGCTCAGCGCACATGCCAACCAGACAGCGGTCGCGCTGGAAAATGCCCGTCTGGTGGACAACCTCATGAGCCTGAACAACGAGCTGCGCCGCGCGCGCCGCGCACTCGAGAAAAACAATCAGGAACTCCAGCGTATCGACAAGGCGAAATCCGACTTTATCAGCATCGCGTCCCATGAACTCCGTACCCCGCTGACCGTGATCAAGGGCTACGCCGAGATGTTAATGGAAGACCCAAAACTGGATTCAAAAATCAAGAACATCATGCAGGGCATCCATGAAGGGACATTGCGCCTGCACGAAGTCATGGACTCCATGTTCGATATCGCACAGATCGATGCGCGCTCACTCACGCCGAATCTTCAGCCCGTGGATCTGGGCGAACTGATCAAGGAAGTGAGCCTCGAACAGGCAAAAACGGTCAGGGAACGGGAGCAGTATCTGCGCATCAGCCTACCCGCCCTGCCGCTTGTCAAAGCCGATGCGCACCTGCTGAGAAAACTCTTCCAGCATTTGATCGGTAATGCGATCAAGTTCACCCCCAACAACGGCTGGGTCACCGTCTCCGGTCATCACATCCCGTCCATCATCAACCTGCAGAACGGCGGCGTGGAGATCATCGTCAGCGATACAGGCGTCGGCGTGGACCCGAACCTGCGGGAAGTCATCTTTACCAAGTTCTACCAGCCCGGTGAACTGGGCAAACACTCCACCAGCAAGACGCGCTTCAAAGGCGGCGGCGCGGGTTTGGGGCTGGCATTATCCAAGGGAATTGTCGAATCGCACGGCGGGCGGTTGTGGGTGGAAAGTCCGGGCTATGACGAGGTCAATTTCCCCGGCAGTCAGTTCCACATCATTTTGCCATTGAGCAAGCCGGAGAATGGCGAAAATTTGAAAGTCGGCGAACCGATCAAATTCGAGATCGCCAAAATGGACGAAAAACAGAAGATCAAAAACGGATGA
- the ubiG gene encoding bifunctional 2-polyprenyl-6-hydroxyphenol methylase/3-demethylubiquinol 3-O-methyltransferase UbiG, translated as MKSFENSDNREIEKFDRVSHTWWDPKGEMGTLHTINPLRTKFIMEKLTTPNPRILDVGCGGGILSEALAKAGAQVTGLDLSEASLHVAKQHAQSQGLEIDYRYESVQDVANAQAGTFDAVACMEMLEHVPEPARVIAACMQALKPGGHAFFSTINRTPKAFLFAIIGGEYILRLLPRGTHNYSMLIRPAELKQWSRDAGLDFIRLASLMYNPFNGSWKVADDKEDVNYMAHFMKK; from the coding sequence ATGAAATCATTTGAAAACTCTGACAACCGGGAAATCGAAAAATTCGACAGGGTATCCCATACTTGGTGGGACCCGAAGGGAGAGATGGGCACGCTGCATACCATCAACCCACTGCGCACCAAATTCATAATGGAAAAACTCACCACGCCCAACCCAAGAATTTTGGATGTGGGCTGCGGGGGTGGAATCCTTTCTGAGGCGTTGGCAAAAGCCGGGGCGCAGGTAACAGGCTTGGACTTGTCCGAAGCGTCGCTCCACGTCGCAAAGCAACACGCGCAAAGCCAGGGACTTGAAATCGACTATCGCTATGAAAGCGTGCAGGATGTCGCCAATGCGCAGGCAGGGACGTTCGATGCGGTCGCCTGTATGGAGATGCTCGAGCATGTCCCCGAGCCTGCCAGGGTGATCGCGGCATGTATGCAGGCGTTAAAACCCGGCGGACATGCCTTTTTCTCCACCATCAACCGCACGCCCAAGGCGTTCCTGTTCGCCATTATCGGCGGGGAATATATTTTGCGCCTGCTCCCGCGCGGTACCCACAATTACTCCATGCTCATCCGCCCGGCGGAACTAAAACAATGGTCACGCGATGCAGGGCTGGATTTCATACGCCTTGCGAGTTTAATGTACAACCCTTTCAATGGCAGTTGGAAGGTTGCCGACGACAAGGAAGATGTAAATTACATGGCACATTTCATGAAGAAATAA
- a CDS encoding aminopeptidase — MTNKTHQEMLAKYAGAIVKVGLNIRAGQRLIITLGATRGVPHQFAPLVREIAKAAYAVGAKYVDAIFADEEMLRIRAQHAPKDSFNVYSKWQTQAITDMIENGDALLSITGSNPDLLGGLDPDVIGQMQRTHLEHWGAVGEKVSSNVINWCVVAAAGEAWAQKIFPDLPAEKAQEKLWQAIFETTRIDQPDPIAAWENHIVTLRKRALYLQSKQYTGLHYKGPGTDFTLGLPNGHLWISAQSLAQNGIAFTANMPTEEVFTLPDRNRADGVISATFPLSYGGTLIEDFQVHFENGRITKVAAKKGESALQKLLETDEGSRHLGEVALVPASSPIGKRGHLFYNTLFDENASCHIAIGRAYRFTLTGGTELNDEEFTAAGGNVSLNHVDFMIGSPQMDIDGITKDGQREPVMRQGEWAFEA; from the coding sequence ATGACAAACAAAACCCATCAGGAAATGCTGGCAAAATACGCCGGAGCCATCGTAAAAGTCGGGTTGAACATCCGGGCGGGACAGCGGCTGATCATCACACTGGGAGCGACGCGCGGGGTGCCCCATCAATTCGCGCCGCTGGTGCGCGAGATCGCCAAGGCGGCATATGCCGTCGGCGCAAAATACGTGGACGCCATATTTGCGGATGAAGAAATGCTGCGCATCCGCGCTCAACATGCACCCAAAGACTCGTTCAATGTATATTCCAAATGGCAGACCCAAGCCATCACCGACATGATCGAAAACGGCGACGCCCTGCTATCCATCACAGGCTCCAACCCCGATCTGCTCGGCGGGCTGGACCCGGATGTGATCGGACAAATGCAGCGGACCCACCTGGAGCATTGGGGAGCAGTCGGTGAGAAGGTCAGCAGTAACGTCATAAACTGGTGCGTAGTGGCTGCCGCAGGAGAAGCATGGGCGCAAAAAATATTCCCCGACCTCCCCGCCGAAAAAGCGCAGGAAAAACTCTGGCAGGCGATCTTCGAAACCACGCGCATTGACCAGCCCGATCCCATCGCCGCTTGGGAAAATCACATTGTCACCCTGCGCAAACGCGCCTTGTATTTGCAGTCCAAACAATATACCGGATTACATTACAAAGGACCCGGCACCGACTTCACACTTGGCTTGCCGAACGGTCACTTGTGGATCAGTGCCCAGTCTCTCGCACAAAACGGCATCGCCTTCACCGCCAACATGCCTACTGAAGAAGTCTTCACCCTGCCCGACCGTAATCGTGCTGACGGCGTCATCTCCGCCACCTTCCCGCTTTCCTACGGCGGCACGCTCATTGAAGATTTCCAAGTCCACTTTGAAAACGGACGTATCACCAAAGTCGCCGCAAAAAAAGGAGAATCCGCCCTGCAAAAACTTTTGGAAACCGACGAAGGCTCCCGCCACCTCGGCGAAGTGGCGCTCGTCCCTGCCTCCTCCCCCATCGGCAAACGCGGACATCTTTTCTACAACACGCTCTTCGACGAGAACGCCTCCTGTCACATTGCCATCGGACGCGCCTACCGCTTCACCCTTACGGGTGGAACTGAGTTGAACGACGAGGAATTCACCGCCGCTGGAGGCAACGTCAGCCTCAACCACGTGGACTTCATGATCGGTTCGCCGCAAATGGACATCGACGGCATCACCAAAGACGGTCAACGCGAACCCGTCATGCGTCAGGGTGAATGGGCATTTGAAGCCTGA
- a CDS encoding sugar phosphate isomerase/epimerase family protein: protein MIKLSYSTFGLTNLDFLDAIDVVDKAGYPGIELSFHREQFNPFDITDEYLERVKKHLQARRVEAACIATASHFFTPQRPHEPSLMTPDLAGRKRRINLVKRGIHVARKLNVPLVTFGSGFIRDEHVSNPSVDPRELLVDSIHQCLIELRDDEDITLLIEPEPGMYIETLEQGISLVNEVNSPRFQLHLDLNHNYCSEQDYLGALAKAAPHAKFLHVSDSQEGCNLKLVKWTDGLKMDLSFAKYLIYFPDTAEYLLVDPDHPIYFHDEMPNTERRKRVESILGSVNISKPPAFVGYDSLFAGASPFESEIFVYLISVPGLSYDVLERARPIIIYLRSTKDADGNLLMDKMVANTLTGIVHFHEIPGEGTMDFAATFQTLRDNGFSGYASVELYHHVASWEKALDDSFNHLSRFIEAR, encoded by the coding sequence GTGATCAAGTTAAGTTATAGTACATTCGGATTGACCAACCTCGATTTTCTGGACGCGATCGATGTTGTAGACAAGGCGGGCTACCCAGGCATCGAACTTTCGTTCCACCGCGAGCAGTTCAATCCCTTTGACATCACCGACGAGTATCTCGAAAGAGTCAAGAAACATCTGCAAGCCAGGCGGGTGGAAGCCGCCTGCATTGCGACGGCTTCGCATTTCTTTACGCCGCAACGCCCACACGAACCATCGCTGATGACCCCCGACCTCGCGGGGCGAAAACGCCGCATCAACCTCGTCAAACGCGGCATCCATGTTGCCCGTAAGTTGAACGTGCCCCTTGTCACATTCGGGAGCGGGTTCATCCGCGACGAACATGTCAGCAACCCATCGGTCGATCCGCGTGAATTGCTGGTGGACAGTATCCACCAATGCCTGATCGAACTGCGCGACGACGAAGACATCACACTGCTGATCGAGCCTGAACCGGGCATGTACATTGAAACGCTCGAACAGGGCATAAGCCTTGTCAATGAGGTCAACTCGCCGCGCTTTCAACTTCACCTTGACTTGAATCACAACTATTGCTCCGAACAGGATTATTTGGGCGCGCTGGCAAAAGCAGCGCCGCACGCAAAATTTTTACATGTGTCCGACTCGCAGGAAGGCTGCAATCTCAAACTTGTCAAATGGACAGACGGATTGAAGATGGATTTGAGTTTCGCCAAGTATCTTATCTATTTCCCCGATACCGCCGAATACCTGTTGGTGGATCCCGATCACCCGATCTATTTCCACGACGAAATGCCCAATACAGAACGAAGGAAGCGCGTCGAATCCATTCTGGGCTCGGTGAACATCTCCAAGCCGCCCGCCTTCGTGGGATATGACAGCCTGTTCGCAGGCGCTTCTCCTTTTGAGAGCGAGATCTTCGTCTACTTGATATCGGTGCCTGGGCTGAGCTACGACGTATTGGAACGTGCGCGCCCCATCATCATCTACCTGCGCAGCACCAAGGACGCGGATGGCAATTTGCTGATGGATAAAATGGTCGCGAACACATTGACCGGCATTGTTCACTTCCATGAGATACCCGGCGAAGGAACAATGGATTTCGCCGCCACATTCCAAACGCTGCGCGACAATGGTTTCTCGGGCTATGCGTCCGTCGAGTTGTACCACCATGTCGCATCATGGGAAAAGGCGCTCGACGACAGCTTCAATCATCTTTCCCGTTTCATCGAAGCCCGTTAA
- a CDS encoding pyridoxamine 5'-phosphate oxidase family protein encodes MSRNYENQPPTSFQRLPEYKREDDWIRDLLHRGQIAHIASRWDLQPFINPTTFFYDEDGHRIIFHSNIAGRIRANIERHPEVCVEVSEFGKLLPSNIALEFSLQYRCAIVYGKAHVIENEEEKRDVLHKLVGKYFSEMEIDRDYRSATDKELKRTSVYEIKIESWSGKENWKDVADQSDEWAPLDEKWFDLYRNKA; translated from the coding sequence ATGTCCCGAAACTACGAAAACCAACCTCCAACCTCCTTTCAACGCCTGCCCGAATACAAGCGTGAAGATGACTGGATCCGCGACCTGCTCCACCGCGGACAGATCGCCCATATCGCCTCGCGCTGGGACCTCCAGCCGTTCATCAACCCCACGACCTTTTTCTACGACGAAGACGGCCACCGCATCATCTTCCACTCGAACATCGCCGGTCGCATCCGCGCCAATATTGAACGCCACCCTGAAGTCTGCGTGGAAGTGAGCGAGTTCGGGAAACTGCTGCCCTCCAACATCGCGCTGGAATTCTCGCTCCAATATCGCTGCGCCATCGTCTACGGCAAGGCACATGTCATTGAGAATGAAGAAGAAAAGCGGGACGTCCTGCACAAATTGGTCGGGAAATATTTCAGTGAAATGGAAATCGACAGGGACTACCGATCCGCAACCGACAAGGAGTTGAAGCGTACATCTGTCTATGAGATCAAAATCGAATCCTGGAGCGGAAAAGAAAACTGGAAGGATGTCGCCGATCAAAGCGACGAATGGGCTCCGCTTGACGAAAAATGGTTCGATCTCTATAGAAATAAAGCTTAA
- a CDS encoding DUF4342 domain-containing protein yields the protein MSEQTRTEEFRVDGEKLVAKIKELIHEGNIRRLIIKDKDGKTMLEIPVTFGVVGALLAPQLAAIGAIAALLTEATIVVEKSE from the coding sequence ATGTCCGAACAAACCCGCACCGAAGAATTCCGCGTAGACGGCGAGAAACTGGTCGCCAAGATCAAGGAATTGATCCATGAGGGCAACATCCGCAGGCTGATCATCAAAGACAAGGATGGCAAGACCATGCTGGAGATCCCCGTCACCTTTGGCGTGGTGGGCGCATTGCTGGCGCCACAACTTGCCGCCATTGGCGCCATCGCCGCATTGTTGACCGAAGCCACGATCGTTGTCGAGAAATCCGAGTAA